Proteins encoded within one genomic window of Argiope bruennichi chromosome 7, qqArgBrue1.1, whole genome shotgun sequence:
- the LOC129975054 gene encoding uncharacterized protein LOC129975054, which translates to MFAIYVTPAGHSVLLLLIVASIPAVITAVYQNGIGTGKNSEANFYLDGMQQGYIEKFNDVQVVPFLVSKDGFQLRKRAEKKQCHILVQKTELQQGTCTTLANHTPACHNDQYLAINLNEC; encoded by the exons ATG TTCGCCATCTACGTTACACCCGCTGGCCATTCTGTGCTTCTGTTGCTGATCGTAGCAAGCATTCCTGCAGTTATTACAGCTGTGTACCAAAATGGCATTGGAACAGGAAag AATTCTGAAGCCAATTTCTATCTGGATGGAATGCAGCAAGGATACATTGAGAAATTCAATGATGTCCAAGTCGTGCCTTTTCTTGTTTCCAAGGATGGTTTCCAACTACGGAAGAGAGCCGAGAAGAAACAGTGCCACATTTTAGTgcagaaa aCTGAATTGCAACAAGGAACATGTACTACACTTGCCAACCATACTCCAGCCTGCCATAATGATCAATACTTGGCCATCAACTTAAACGAATGTTAA